From Polaribacter haliotis:
GCAGCGTAAAAAAGCCAATGTAATTTCTCACATGGAGTTAATTGGAGATGTAAAAGGTAAAAATGTTATTTTGGTAGACGATATGATAGATACTGGAGGAACCTTAGCGCATGCAGCCAATTTAATGATGGAAAGAGGTGCATTAAGCGTTCGTGCAATTTGTACACATCCAATTCTTTCTGGAGGCGCTTACGAAAAAATAGAAAACTCAGGACTAACAGAATTAATAGTTTCAGATACAATTCCATTAAAGAAGGAGACTTCTAAAATAAAAGTTGTATCTTGCGCGCCATTATTTGCGGATGTTATGCATAAAGTGCAAGACAATACTTCAATTAGTGGACAATTTTTAATGTAAATAAATTAATAAAAAAAGTAATGAAATCAATTACAATTAAAGGATCAAAAAGAGAAAGCGTGGGCAAGGTAGCTACCAAAGCCTTACGTAATGCTGGTATGGTTCCTTGCGTTATATACGGAGGAGATAAGCCAGTGCATTTTTCAGCAGAAGAATTAGCATTTAAAAAGTTGGTATACACTCCAAACGTATATACTGCTACAATTAATGTTGATGGAGAAAAAATATCTGCAATTTTGCAAGACATTCAATTTCACCCAGTATCTGACAAAATTTTACATGTAGATTTTTATCAGTTATTTGATGATAAAGAAGTTACAATGAACATTCCTGTAAAATTAACTGGAACTTCACCAGGTGTGTTAAATGGAGGTTCTTTACGTTTTACAAACCGTAAATTAAAAATTAAAGCATTACCTGCAAATTTACCAGATTATGTAAGTGCAGATATTTCTAAATTAAAGATTGGTAATAAATTAACAATCACATCATTATTTAATGATGATTATACGTTTATGCACCCAGACAACACTGTTGTTGTTCAAGTTAGAACTTCTCGTAATGCAACTAATGTTGATGACGAAGACGAAGACGAAACTACAGAAGAAGCTACACCAGAAGCAGCAGCTGAATAGTTTAGTTCAAACAAATAAATTTTTAAAAGCGCTACATTTTTGTAGCGCTTTTTTCTTGTCCTAGATTTTATTAGGAGTCATAACTATATCAATCATTATTTATTTCTTCTTATTTTTGAAGAATGAATGTGATATCATTTTTTAAAAATCTTTTTGGAATAAAATCTGAAACTAAAGAAGAATTAATGAAAAAGTTTTTAATTGTCGGTTTAGGAAACATTGGTGATAAGTACACAAATACGCGCCATAATATTGGTTTTAAAATTTTAGATGAAGTTGTAGAAGAACACAATGCAACATTCGAGACCGAGAAGTTGGGAGACGTTGCTAATTTCCGTTTTAAAGGGAGAACGTTTATTTTACTAAAGCCAAGTACATTTATGAATTTAAGTGGAAAAGCAGTAAAATATTGGATGCAACAAGAAAAAATTTCCATTGAAAATATTCTAATAATTACAGATGATGTAAATATAGATTTTGGTACCATTCGTGTAAAAGCGAAAGGTTCTGCTGGCGGACATAATGGACTAAAAGACATTCAAGAGAAACTAAATACCCAACAATATGCTCGTTTTCGCTTTGGAGTTGGTGGGAATTATAGCAAAGGAAGACAAGTAGATTTTGTTTTAGGGGAATGGACTAAAGAAGAAACCAGCCAATTAATAGAGCGTTTACCAACTTCAGCAAAAGTAATTACATCTTTTGGTACAGCTGGTTTGGCAAATACAATGAATACTTTTAACGGAAAGTAAATTTCTATAAAAACAAAAAAGCTATCCATAATAGATAGCTTTTTAAAAAAACTTATTTTTTTTATTTTTTCTCAAAAAGAATAGTAGTTTTAATATCGATATTAATATTTCCGTCAGTTTCTTCTGAATCCTGAGATAAAGTTAACGCATTTTCATTGAATAAGTTAACATTATATTCTCCATTTAAAAAATCTCCATTAGAAGAATTGAATGTAATTGTTCTTGCACCAGTTTTATTTATAGAAAAACTTCCAGAATTATCAATATTTAAAATTTTTGTAGAAACAGTAGCAGAGCCATCAACAGGTGTTACAGTGGTAACAACTCTGTAAGGTCCTTTTACAGTAAAAGTTCCACCTGCATTTAAAATTAAATCTACTTCGAAACT
This genomic window contains:
- the pth gene encoding aminoacyl-tRNA hydrolase, with protein sequence MNVISFFKNLFGIKSETKEELMKKFLIVGLGNIGDKYTNTRHNIGFKILDEVVEEHNATFETEKLGDVANFRFKGRTFILLKPSTFMNLSGKAVKYWMQQEKISIENILIITDDVNIDFGTIRVKAKGSAGGHNGLKDIQEKLNTQQYARFRFGVGGNYSKGRQVDFVLGEWTKEETSQLIERLPTSAKVITSFGTAGLANTMNTFNGK
- a CDS encoding 50S ribosomal protein L25/general stress protein Ctc, which gives rise to MKSITIKGSKRESVGKVATKALRNAGMVPCVIYGGDKPVHFSAEELAFKKLVYTPNVYTATINVDGEKISAILQDIQFHPVSDKILHVDFYQLFDDKEVTMNIPVKLTGTSPGVLNGGSLRFTNRKLKIKALPANLPDYVSADISKLKIGNKLTITSLFNDDYTFMHPDNTVVVQVRTSRNATNVDDEDEDETTEEATPEAAAE